The following proteins come from a genomic window of Streptomyces sp. GS7:
- a CDS encoding acyl carrier protein — MDDVLQHLMTVLTEKFDVPADAIRADSTLTDLDLDSLAVVEFAVTLQDHWHIDLDDDAAAEATLDDLAGTVRGLLGEQSGTPAP, encoded by the coding sequence ATGGACGATGTCCTCCAGCACCTCATGACCGTGCTCACCGAGAAGTTCGACGTCCCCGCCGACGCCATCCGCGCCGACTCCACCCTCACCGACCTGGACCTCGACTCCCTCGCCGTCGTCGAGTTCGCCGTCACCCTCCAGGACCACTGGCACATCGACCTGGACGACGACGCCGCGGCCGAGGCCACCCTCGACGACCTCGCCGGGACCGTACGCGGCCTGCTGGGCGAACAGTCCGGAACCCCCGCGCCATGA
- a CDS encoding FAD-dependent oxidoreductase, translating to MGINDSRGTASGVRTALVIGGGVAGPVTALALRKAGIEATVFEAYPAAADGVGAWLGLAPNGQEALRTIGAGAALQAIGRPVPDMVMADGAGNRFASFDGFPELPPTLTLTRAQLFRALTDHATGEGIRFAYGKRLVSAEETPDGVTAHFADGTSTTADILIGADGIRSAVRTVIDPEAPAPEYGGVLSFGGYATPDCGVEAAPGTMYFAFGRAFIGYWKDQDGRLIWFAGLPADTPQTPAEVARTPAAEWLARLRDLYADHLPGKQLLHHTTPDDLMAVGPMERMPSVPHWHRGRMVLVGDAVHAPSSSSGQGASLAIESAVELARCLRDLPTPTEAFAAYEALRRPRVEMIGQAAAATNKVKAGKAEAAPTFPKMEDMLRPLHFHRIDWAETVSAPA from the coding sequence ATGGGCATCAACGACAGCCGCGGCACCGCCTCCGGCGTCCGCACGGCACTGGTCATCGGCGGCGGAGTGGCCGGCCCGGTGACCGCGCTCGCCCTCCGCAAGGCGGGCATCGAGGCGACGGTCTTCGAGGCATACCCCGCCGCGGCCGACGGCGTCGGCGCCTGGCTGGGCCTGGCGCCCAACGGCCAGGAGGCGCTGCGGACCATCGGCGCCGGCGCCGCGCTGCAGGCCATCGGCCGGCCGGTCCCCGACATGGTGATGGCGGACGGCGCCGGAAACCGCTTCGCCTCCTTCGACGGCTTCCCCGAACTGCCGCCCACCCTGACGCTGACCCGCGCCCAGCTGTTCCGGGCACTGACCGACCACGCGACGGGCGAGGGCATCCGCTTCGCCTACGGCAAGCGGCTGGTCTCCGCCGAGGAGACGCCGGACGGTGTCACCGCCCACTTCGCCGACGGGACCAGCACGACCGCGGACATCCTGATCGGCGCCGACGGCATCCGCTCCGCCGTCCGCACCGTGATCGACCCCGAGGCGCCCGCCCCGGAGTACGGCGGCGTGCTGAGCTTCGGCGGCTACGCCACACCGGACTGCGGTGTCGAGGCGGCACCCGGCACCATGTACTTCGCCTTCGGCCGCGCCTTCATCGGCTACTGGAAGGACCAGGACGGGCGGCTGATCTGGTTCGCCGGACTGCCCGCCGACACCCCGCAGACCCCGGCCGAAGTGGCCCGGACACCGGCCGCCGAGTGGCTGGCCAGGCTGCGTGACCTCTATGCCGACCACCTCCCGGGCAAGCAACTGCTCCACCACACCACCCCCGACGACCTCATGGCGGTCGGCCCGATGGAGCGCATGCCGTCGGTGCCGCACTGGCACCGCGGTCGCATGGTCCTAGTCGGCGACGCGGTGCACGCGCCGTCCTCCAGCTCCGGCCAGGGCGCCTCCCTGGCCATCGAGAGCGCCGTCGAACTGGCCCGCTGCCTGCGCGATCTGCCCACGCCCACCGAGGCGTTCGCCGCCTACGAGGCGCTGCGCCGCCCGCGCGTGGAGATGATCGGCCAGGCTGCCGCCGCCACCAACAAGGTCAAGGCGGGCAAGGCCGAAGCCGCGCCGACGTTTCCCAAGATGGAGGACATGCTCCGCCCGCTCCACTTCCACCGCATCGACTGGGCGGAAACGGTCAGCGCCCCGGCGTGA
- a CDS encoding acyl-CoA dehydrogenase family protein produces MTTTSDPCAAFAPVLPDPLRSAAGRRILAALATADPPRAHESRNHRTHRQLRLLAGMLPSADRLLADPDLLATLSACTAVVDPALYMTVLNHYVLCLGSVVGASGDLRQNGPAGAGTARAHVPKALETAARKGVFLITEIGDAGSHLAVRTVAEFQPERREFVLRTPDHGAAKFSSVGAPGMPQSAAVCARLVVDGTDHGVFPFLVDLCDERETAPGVAISGPLGVDALPLEYALVRFDGVRVPYERWLRGSAAIDELGCVDDPLTVDQRLRHTMSVGQALWATLPSAAAALARAAAVAALRHSLHRRSHGRLAPGSPVLTYRTQQRALLSALAEAFALTCAAQTAKDLWAFTLDGRITTGATSGTPPDMAFAPWASVDRRLAAFKALAVAGAARVTGECQHRCGLAGYLAVNRLSAYHGFAHAFDSAGGDNRLILLDIGRALAEEHTDAAPPGQPDPDSPTWWPGLVGALERRLAGDLHTTVRTRRTPHLSRMALWNPVLEHTRQLGEIHTRRLAAQSVADTLAAVHDPTVSGPLSTLAALYGTTQALRLAGPLQWTGLLGPTQAAALNDTADRQCERLMPHLTTLTEALGTPDDLLPTPLSDPDYAAALGGTLTWHPGAPA; encoded by the coding sequence ATGACGACCACCTCCGATCCGTGCGCCGCCTTCGCGCCGGTGCTGCCCGATCCGCTCCGCAGCGCCGCGGGCCGGCGGATCCTGGCCGCGCTCGCCACGGCGGACCCGCCGAGGGCGCACGAGAGCCGCAACCACCGCACCCACCGGCAGCTGCGCCTGCTCGCCGGGATGCTCCCGTCCGCCGACCGACTGCTCGCCGACCCCGACCTGCTGGCCACACTGAGCGCCTGCACGGCCGTCGTCGACCCGGCGCTCTACATGACGGTGCTCAACCACTACGTCCTGTGCCTGGGGTCGGTCGTCGGCGCGTCCGGCGACCTGCGGCAGAACGGGCCGGCCGGTGCCGGGACCGCGCGGGCCCACGTGCCGAAGGCACTGGAGACCGCGGCGCGCAAGGGCGTCTTCCTCATCACCGAGATCGGCGACGCCGGCAGCCATCTCGCGGTGCGCACCGTCGCCGAATTCCAGCCGGAGCGCCGGGAGTTCGTGCTGCGGACGCCCGACCACGGGGCGGCCAAGTTCTCCAGCGTCGGCGCCCCGGGCATGCCGCAGAGCGCCGCCGTCTGCGCCCGCCTGGTCGTCGACGGCACCGACCACGGGGTCTTCCCCTTCCTCGTCGACCTGTGCGACGAGCGGGAGACCGCGCCGGGCGTCGCGATCTCCGGCCCGCTGGGCGTCGACGCGCTGCCCCTCGAATACGCCCTGGTGCGCTTCGACGGCGTCCGCGTCCCGTACGAGCGGTGGCTCCGCGGCAGCGCCGCCATCGACGAACTCGGCTGCGTGGACGATCCCCTGACGGTAGATCAGCGACTGCGGCACACCATGTCGGTGGGGCAGGCCCTGTGGGCCACCCTGCCCAGCGCGGCGGCGGCCCTCGCCCGGGCCGCCGCCGTCGCGGCCCTGCGCCACTCGCTGCACCGCCGCTCGCACGGCAGGCTCGCCCCCGGCTCCCCGGTCCTGACCTACCGCACCCAGCAGCGGGCCCTGCTCTCCGCACTGGCCGAAGCCTTCGCCCTGACCTGTGCGGCCCAAACCGCCAAGGACCTCTGGGCGTTCACGCTGGACGGCCGCATCACCACCGGCGCCACGAGCGGCACCCCGCCGGACATGGCCTTCGCACCCTGGGCGTCCGTGGACCGCCGGCTGGCCGCCTTCAAGGCGCTCGCGGTGGCCGGCGCCGCGCGCGTCACGGGCGAATGCCAGCACCGCTGCGGGCTCGCCGGCTACCTCGCCGTGAACCGGCTCTCCGCCTACCACGGCTTCGCCCACGCCTTCGACAGCGCCGGCGGCGACAACCGGCTCATCCTGCTCGACATCGGCCGCGCGCTGGCCGAGGAGCACACCGACGCCGCCCCGCCCGGGCAGCCGGACCCGGACAGCCCCACATGGTGGCCGGGCCTCGTCGGGGCGCTGGAGCGGCGGCTGGCCGGCGACCTGCACACGACCGTCCGCACCCGCCGCACCCCGCACCTGAGCCGGATGGCGCTGTGGAACCCCGTCCTCGAACACACCCGGCAGCTCGGCGAGATCCACACCCGGCGACTGGCCGCGCAGAGCGTCGCCGACACCCTCGCCGCGGTCCACGACCCCACCGTAAGCGGCCCGTTGAGCACCCTCGCCGCCCTCTACGGCACCACCCAGGCCCTCCGGCTGGCGGGCCCCCTGCAATGGACCGGACTCCTCGGCCCCACCCAGGCGGCCGCGCTCAACGACACCGCGGACCGCCAGTGCGAGCGCCTCATGCCGCACCTGACGACGCTGACCGAAGCCCTCGGCACCCCCGACGACCTCCTCCCCACCCCGCTGTCCGACCCGGACTACGCCGCCGCGCTCGGCGGCACCCTCACCTGGCACCCCGGAGCACCCGCGTGA
- a CDS encoding alanine--tRNA ligase-related protein — MNTDQIVRTFIEYFEERGHRRITGSTLLPPPGDPVLFTTSGMHPLTPYLEGRPHPLGRRLVNVQRCLRTTDLEEVGDPTHLTVFEMLGTWSLGDYEGPLSLEWGYGLLTEGFGIDPGLLHVTVFGGGGDDQTGPDTASLELWQERGVPVQLTVEDNWWSNGPTGPCGPDSEIFLWSGETPPESTPTGDDRWVEVWNHVMMRHRRLSDGSLVPLPQRSVDTGLGLERLACLLQGRTSVFECDVFEPWRRAVPALWRLDEPSLRLVCDHLRSAMVVIGDGVRPANTGRGYVLRRLVRRVLTVLWRDDPSRGLGDLPDELVEHTLDHFRQDLDPKVVRLVLLDEERRFGRLLERGRQVLARPRFRGPLSEEDFRYLHDTHGLPRDLVLGLRPQ, encoded by the coding sequence ATGAACACCGATCAGATCGTCCGCACTTTCATCGAGTACTTCGAGGAGCGCGGCCACCGCCGGATCACCGGCTCAACGCTGCTGCCGCCGCCCGGTGACCCGGTACTGTTCACCACCTCGGGCATGCATCCGCTCACCCCGTACCTGGAGGGGCGCCCCCACCCCCTTGGCAGGCGGCTGGTCAACGTGCAGCGCTGTCTGCGTACCACGGACCTGGAGGAGGTCGGCGATCCCACCCATCTGACCGTGTTCGAGATGCTCGGTACCTGGTCGCTCGGCGACTACGAGGGCCCGCTGAGCCTTGAGTGGGGTTATGGGCTGCTCACCGAAGGGTTCGGCATCGATCCCGGTCTGCTGCATGTCACGGTCTTCGGCGGCGGCGGCGACGACCAGACCGGTCCGGACACCGCTTCCCTGGAGCTGTGGCAGGAGCGCGGGGTGCCGGTGCAGCTCACCGTCGAGGACAACTGGTGGTCCAACGGACCCACCGGCCCGTGCGGCCCCGACTCGGAGATCTTCCTGTGGAGCGGCGAGACCCCGCCGGAGTCGACGCCGACGGGTGACGACCGGTGGGTGGAGGTGTGGAACCACGTGATGATGCGCCATCGTCGGCTCAGCGACGGTTCGCTCGTGCCGCTCCCTCAGCGCAGCGTCGACACCGGGCTCGGCCTGGAACGGCTGGCCTGCCTGCTGCAGGGCCGGACGTCGGTGTTCGAGTGCGACGTCTTCGAGCCCTGGCGCCGTGCCGTGCCGGCCCTGTGGCGGCTGGACGAACCGTCACTGCGGCTGGTCTGCGACCACCTGCGCTCGGCCATGGTGGTGATCGGTGACGGGGTGCGTCCGGCCAACACGGGCCGCGGCTACGTGCTGCGCCGACTGGTGCGACGGGTGCTCACCGTGCTGTGGCGGGACGATCCGTCGCGTGGTCTCGGAGACCTTCCGGACGAGTTGGTCGAGCACACCCTCGACCACTTTCGTCAGGACCTGGATCCGAAGGTCGTGCGCCTGGTGCTGCTCGACGAGGAGCGCCGGTTCGGTCGACTCCTGGAGCGCGGCCGGCAGGTACTGGCCCGGCCCCGGTTCCGGGGCCCGCTGAGCGAGGAGGACTTCCGCTACCTCCACGACACCCACGGTCTGCCACGCGACCTCGTCCTGGGCCTGCGGCCACAGTGA
- a CDS encoding SDR family NAD(P)-dependent oxidoreductase, producing MHTTEAFRLDGARALVTGASRGIGRAVALALADAGADLALSARTEAALKDTAAEVVHRGRAAYLVPGDFAEPAAAGRVVDAAADVLGGLDVVVHNAGVLPTRPDGTPLLVPLPRSAQDDWEHVVTVNLDATAALCRHAHRHLAASPRASLVLMSSVAGVMGAPMMEAYAATKAGQVSLARSLAVGWARDGVRVNALCPGWTRTDMTAFAQRSAPVSDWLTAHVPLGRWAEPEEAAWAALYLAAPAAGYLTGQALVVDGGLSVPDGGLAGIPKPPSPFAGV from the coding sequence ATGCACACCACTGAAGCCTTCCGCCTCGACGGCGCCCGCGCCCTGGTGACCGGGGCCTCCCGCGGCATCGGCCGGGCCGTCGCCCTGGCACTGGCCGACGCGGGAGCCGACCTCGCCCTGTCCGCCCGCACCGAAGCGGCCCTCAAGGACACCGCCGCGGAGGTCGTGCACCGGGGTCGCGCCGCGTACCTGGTGCCGGGGGACTTCGCCGAACCCGCCGCCGCCGGCCGGGTCGTGGACGCCGCCGCCGATGTCCTCGGCGGACTCGACGTCGTCGTCCACAACGCCGGTGTGCTGCCCACCCGTCCGGACGGCACACCGCTGCTCGTCCCGCTGCCCCGCTCCGCCCAGGACGACTGGGAGCACGTCGTCACCGTCAACCTCGACGCCACCGCCGCCCTGTGCCGGCACGCCCACCGCCACCTGGCCGCCTCACCGCGGGCCAGCCTGGTGCTGATGTCCTCCGTTGCCGGTGTGATGGGGGCGCCCATGATGGAGGCGTACGCGGCCACCAAGGCGGGTCAGGTGTCGCTGGCCCGCAGCCTCGCGGTCGGCTGGGCGCGCGACGGCGTACGCGTCAACGCCCTGTGCCCCGGCTGGACCCGGACCGACATGACGGCCTTCGCCCAACGCTCCGCTCCGGTCTCCGACTGGCTGACGGCCCATGTGCCGCTCGGCCGCTGGGCGGAGCCGGAGGAGGCCGCCTGGGCCGCGCTCTACCTGGCCGCGCCCGCCGCCGGCTATCTGACCGGCCAGGCCCTCGTGGTGGACGGCGGCCTGTCGGTGCCGGACGGCGGCCTCGCCGGCATCCCCAAACCGCCCTCCCCGTTCGCCGGGGTGTGA
- a CDS encoding acyltransferase domain-containing protein: protein MSETSGRAVPSMARPLVVHLFPGQGDFAVSPLVRAARAHPVVRTAVAEVFEQVDEASGAYGIPALGPALLGAAPPSGRDLAEAAVGTPQAALFGASLAVHRALCAVGAAPDRLVAVSFGEIPALTAAGVFDIADGTRIACRLARILSGCSGGMTLLGVGEAAAARLIATAGTAEVAVACVNDPGETVVSGPLDELIRVEKQAAAQDVEAARLRLPFLTHHPSLTAPAQAFHDAIGALRARPGHTPLYSAVHGGAYGKGDDVFRGLADCVVHPVRLPHVLSQAAAPPPALLLEAGTGQALTRNARRVLTGRQYAAYSPLSDPGFPWERPHLLHPAGPGRPLAPAPEATYGASR from the coding sequence GTGTCCGAGACATCCGGCCGAGCCGTGCCGTCCATGGCGCGGCCCCTCGTGGTCCATCTCTTCCCCGGCCAGGGCGACTTCGCCGTCAGCCCCCTGGTCCGGGCCGCTCGTGCGCATCCCGTCGTGCGGACCGCTGTTGCGGAGGTGTTCGAGCAGGTCGACGAGGCGAGCGGTGCGTACGGCATCCCGGCGCTGGGCCCGGCACTGCTCGGTGCCGCCCCGCCGAGCGGCCGGGATCTGGCCGAGGCCGCCGTGGGAACCCCGCAGGCCGCCCTCTTCGGGGCCTCGCTGGCGGTCCATCGCGCGCTGTGCGCGGTGGGTGCCGCCCCCGACCGCCTGGTCGCCGTCAGCTTCGGCGAGATCCCCGCGCTCACCGCCGCGGGCGTCTTCGACATCGCCGACGGCACGAGGATCGCCTGCCGGCTCGCCCGGATCCTGTCCGGGTGCAGCGGAGGCATGACGCTGCTGGGAGTCGGAGAGGCCGCCGCCGCACGCCTGATCGCGACGGCGGGGACCGCGGAGGTGGCGGTCGCCTGCGTCAACGACCCCGGCGAGACGGTGGTGTCCGGCCCGCTGGACGAGCTGATCCGGGTCGAGAAGCAGGCCGCCGCCCAGGACGTCGAGGCCGCCCGGCTGCGGCTGCCCTTCCTGACCCACCACCCGTCGCTCACCGCCCCGGCACAGGCGTTCCACGACGCCATCGGCGCACTGCGCGCGCGGCCGGGCCACACCCCCCTCTACTCCGCCGTCCACGGAGGCGCCTACGGCAAGGGTGACGATGTGTTCCGCGGGCTCGCCGACTGCGTCGTCCACCCCGTACGGCTGCCGCACGTCCTGTCCCAGGCCGCCGCCCCGCCGCCCGCCCTCCTGCTCGAAGCCGGCACCGGACAGGCACTGACCCGCAACGCCCGACGTGTACTGACGGGTCGTCAGTACGCCGCGTACAGCCCGCTGTCCGACCCCGGGTTCCCGTGGGAGAGGCCGCACCTGCTGCACCCCGCCGGGCCGGGGCGGCCCCTGGCACCCGCACCGGAAGCAACCTACGGAGCGAGCCGATGA
- a CDS encoding 3-oxoacyl-ACP synthase III family protein: MNDHPTRPIGVLGMGTFLPSRRRPNDEVASGAGVTADWITQRTGVRNRHVAAPHEAASDLAACAVRAAVAAAGLDIDQIDLLVLATSTPDELGPSTACRVQALTKARNAVALDVSAACSGWLFAARVAHDWLRADPCARYAAVVGVEAYSKFLDPADRATAVLFADGAAASVLGPVPPGQGFGDFHLGSDGTLADRVLIPAGGSRRPASTTTLRTGAHTIHMDGRAVRDFITTMFPLVVRDSLARNRLRLQDIDAFITHQPNPKLLRTVANDLGIPVDRLPIVAQEIGNIGAASTPYALATAAANGLLTPRSRILTATFGAGMTWGSALLTWSGAPTIRIAPQRAAVHEGTLHHAHH, from the coding sequence ATCAACGACCACCCCACCCGGCCCATCGGCGTCCTCGGCATGGGCACCTTCCTCCCCTCCCGGCGCCGCCCCAACGACGAAGTCGCATCCGGCGCGGGCGTCACCGCCGACTGGATCACCCAGCGCACCGGAGTGCGCAACCGCCATGTCGCCGCGCCCCACGAGGCGGCCTCCGACCTGGCGGCCTGCGCGGTACGGGCCGCCGTCGCCGCGGCCGGCCTCGACATCGACCAGATCGACCTGCTCGTGCTGGCCACCTCCACCCCCGACGAACTGGGGCCGTCCACCGCCTGCCGGGTACAGGCCCTCACCAAGGCCCGCAACGCCGTCGCGCTCGACGTCAGCGCCGCCTGCTCGGGCTGGCTGTTCGCGGCCAGGGTGGCGCACGACTGGCTGCGCGCCGACCCGTGCGCACGGTACGCCGCGGTCGTGGGCGTCGAGGCGTACTCGAAGTTCCTCGACCCCGCCGACCGCGCCACCGCCGTCCTCTTCGCCGACGGCGCCGCGGCATCCGTGCTCGGGCCGGTCCCGCCGGGACAGGGGTTCGGCGACTTCCACCTGGGCTCGGACGGCACCCTCGCCGACCGGGTCCTCATCCCCGCCGGCGGCAGCAGAAGGCCCGCCAGCACCACCACGCTCCGCACCGGCGCCCACACCATCCACATGGACGGCCGCGCCGTGCGCGACTTCATCACCACCATGTTCCCGCTGGTGGTGCGCGACAGCCTGGCCCGCAACCGCCTGCGCCTCCAGGACATCGACGCCTTCATCACCCACCAGCCCAACCCCAAGCTGCTGCGCACCGTCGCCAACGACCTGGGCATCCCCGTCGACCGGCTCCCGATCGTCGCCCAGGAGATCGGCAACATCGGCGCCGCCTCCACGCCGTACGCGCTGGCCACTGCCGCCGCGAACGGACTGCTCACCCCCCGGTCCCGCATCCTGACCGCCACGTTCGGCGCCGGCATGACCTGGGGCAGCGCCCTGCTGACCTGGAGTGGCGCCCCCACCATCCGCATCGCCCCGCAGCGGGCCGCAGTACACGAAGGGACGCTCCACCATGCACACCACTGA
- a CDS encoding PadR family transcriptional regulator translates to MTAPVKSSPLALTVLALLHYRPLHPYGLQQLIKQWGKERVVNVGQRAGLYRTIERLLAGGLIAVRQTERDQQYPERTVYEVTDAGRAATREWLEQMLSVPKEEFPVFPAALSNVMLLVPDEALPVLERRAERVAAQCAALEEGRDEAVGAGVPRVALIEDEYTLAVLTAERRWLDGVIGELRDGSLTWSRELLAGFQEPSDPASSD, encoded by the coding sequence ATGACCGCACCCGTGAAGAGTTCGCCCCTCGCCCTCACCGTGCTCGCGCTGCTGCACTACCGGCCGCTCCATCCGTACGGCCTCCAGCAGCTGATCAAGCAGTGGGGCAAGGAGCGGGTCGTCAACGTCGGCCAGCGGGCCGGGCTTTACCGCACCATCGAGCGGCTGCTGGCCGGCGGACTGATCGCCGTCCGGCAGACCGAGCGCGATCAGCAGTACCCCGAGCGGACGGTCTACGAGGTCACCGACGCGGGCCGGGCGGCCACGCGCGAGTGGCTGGAGCAGATGCTGTCGGTGCCGAAGGAGGAGTTCCCCGTCTTCCCGGCGGCTCTGTCGAACGTGATGCTGCTCGTCCCGGACGAGGCGCTGCCGGTGCTGGAGCGGCGCGCGGAGCGGGTCGCCGCCCAGTGCGCCGCCCTGGAGGAGGGCCGGGACGAGGCCGTGGGCGCCGGGGTGCCGCGGGTCGCGCTGATCGAGGACGAGTACACGCTCGCCGTTCTCACCGCCGAGCGGCGCTGGCTCGACGGGGTGATCGGCGAGCTGCGGGACGGCAGCCTGACGTGGTCCCGGGAGCTGCTCGCCGGGTTCCAGGAGCCGTCGGATCCGGCGTCGTCGGACTGA
- a CDS encoding beta-ketoacyl-ACP synthase III — MTGQRTAPHPRRTAAICGIGSSLPPRVVSNEELTRQGALQTSDAWIRSRTGIVNRRRAAPGTATGDLATGAGRAALESAGGPPPDLLLLATTTPDRHCPATAPEVAHRLGLSTIPAFDLAAVCSGFVYGVSLATALLLSGACARPLVIAAETYSSIIDPLDRDTAYIFGDGAGAVVLRGADARQPGAVIATDLGSDGSRCDLIAINGGGSRMPLAAQQLTRHDRYFRMRGRDVYAQAVRRMTESSRTALHRAGWTPGTVAAFIGHQANQRILDSVADRLDIAPRHRFGNIRDVANTAAASIPLALADTAAQGLVSPGARTLLTAFGGGLTWGSIALTWPSATPRHHPPHPRPTSEQSPASPHPRKQPWTMSSSTS, encoded by the coding sequence GTGACCGGACAGCGCACCGCCCCGCACCCCCGCCGCACCGCAGCCATCTGCGGCATCGGCTCCTCGCTGCCCCCGCGCGTGGTCTCCAACGAGGAGCTGACGCGCCAGGGGGCCCTGCAGACCTCCGACGCCTGGATCCGCTCCCGGACCGGCATCGTCAACCGCCGCCGCGCCGCCCCCGGAACCGCCACCGGCGACCTCGCCACCGGCGCGGGCCGCGCCGCCCTCGAATCCGCCGGCGGACCACCCCCCGACCTGCTCCTGCTCGCCACCACCACACCCGACCGGCACTGCCCGGCGACGGCACCGGAGGTCGCCCACCGCCTCGGCCTGTCCACCATCCCCGCCTTCGACCTGGCAGCCGTCTGCTCGGGCTTCGTCTACGGGGTGTCGCTCGCCACCGCGCTGCTGCTCAGCGGGGCCTGCGCCCGGCCGCTGGTCATCGCCGCCGAGACCTACTCCAGCATCATCGACCCCCTCGACCGCGACACCGCCTACATCTTCGGCGACGGCGCCGGCGCGGTCGTCCTGCGCGGCGCGGACGCCCGGCAGCCGGGCGCCGTCATCGCCACCGACCTCGGCTCCGACGGTTCCCGCTGCGACCTGATCGCCATCAACGGCGGCGGCTCCCGCATGCCCCTCGCCGCACAGCAACTCACCCGCCACGACCGCTACTTCCGGATGCGGGGCCGCGACGTCTACGCACAGGCCGTACGCCGCATGACCGAGTCCTCCCGCACCGCACTGCACCGCGCCGGCTGGACTCCCGGTACCGTCGCGGCCTTCATCGGCCACCAGGCCAACCAGCGGATCCTCGACTCGGTCGCCGACCGGCTCGACATCGCCCCCCGGCACCGCTTCGGCAACATCCGGGACGTCGCCAACACCGCCGCCGCCTCGATCCCCCTGGCCCTCGCCGACACCGCCGCACAAGGGCTCGTATCGCCCGGCGCCCGCACCCTCCTGACCGCCTTCGGCGGCGGCCTCACCTGGGGTTCGATCGCCCTGACCTGGCCGTCGGCCACTCCCCGGCACCACCCTCCGCACCCCCGCCCCACCTCCGAACAGTCCCCCGCCTCACCGCACCCGAGGAAGCAGCCATGGACGATGTCCTCCAGCACCTCATGA
- a CDS encoding beta-ketoacyl-[acyl-carrier-protein] synthase family protein: protein MTAGTPHPASVLPPTPLAVTGIGLVTPAGIGTDDTWKGVCAGRPTAAADPELAGLPVTISCRVPGFDARTQVGGVQPWRHDRFTHFALTAAREAVRDAGLDPASRDWPAARVALVLGSAAGGVGTYERQHRKLLAGGHRSVSPLTLPAFLPNMAAGQLAIDLGVHGPVLHTATACASGATALATAAMLLAAGACDIAIAGGSDAMITPLCVTAFGRAGALSHRLDDPPTASRPFDATRDGFVLAEGAGVLVLERAADATARRAPTRALLTGHGSATDAHHPVAPRPDGRGLLAALRQALVHADAAPADVAHINAHGTGTPLNDRTEATALHGLFGATGPSVTSAKGVLGHTMGAAGAIEAALTVLTVQHQLAPPTANFRIPAADTAVLDVVAPTARSQRIDLALSVSCGFGGHNTALAFTPAPRPLGAPPAGSPPPTRRGPHPAPPP from the coding sequence ATGACGGCCGGCACGCCCCACCCGGCATCGGTGCTCCCGCCAACCCCCCTGGCGGTCACCGGGATCGGCCTCGTCACCCCGGCCGGGATCGGCACGGACGACACCTGGAAGGGTGTCTGCGCCGGCCGGCCGACCGCCGCGGCCGACCCCGAACTCGCCGGACTGCCGGTCACCATCTCCTGCCGCGTCCCCGGCTTCGACGCGCGTACGCAGGTGGGCGGCGTCCAGCCGTGGCGCCACGACCGCTTCACCCACTTCGCGTTGACCGCGGCCCGGGAGGCCGTCCGCGACGCGGGCCTCGATCCCGCGTCGCGGGACTGGCCCGCCGCCCGCGTGGCCCTCGTGCTGGGGTCGGCCGCGGGCGGCGTGGGCACCTACGAGCGGCAGCACCGCAAACTGCTCGCCGGCGGGCACCGCTCGGTCTCCCCCCTCACCCTGCCCGCCTTCCTCCCCAACATGGCCGCCGGCCAACTGGCCATCGACCTGGGAGTGCACGGCCCGGTCCTGCACACCGCCACCGCCTGCGCCTCGGGCGCCACCGCCCTGGCCACGGCCGCCATGCTCCTGGCGGCCGGCGCCTGCGACATCGCGATCGCGGGCGGCAGCGACGCCATGATCACCCCCCTGTGCGTGACCGCCTTCGGCCGCGCCGGAGCGCTCTCCCACCGCCTCGACGACCCCCCGACGGCCTCCCGCCCCTTCGACGCCACCCGCGACGGCTTCGTCCTGGCGGAGGGCGCGGGCGTACTGGTCCTGGAACGCGCCGCGGACGCGACGGCGCGCCGCGCACCCACCCGGGCCCTGCTCACCGGGCACGGCTCGGCCACCGACGCCCACCACCCGGTCGCCCCCCGCCCGGACGGCCGCGGCCTGCTGGCAGCCCTACGACAAGCCCTCGTTCATGCCGACGCGGCTCCGGCCGACGTCGCCCACATCAACGCCCACGGCACCGGCACCCCGCTCAACGACCGCACCGAGGCGACCGCCCTCCACGGCCTCTTCGGCGCCACCGGCCCGTCCGTCACCTCGGCCAAGGGCGTACTCGGCCACACCATGGGCGCGGCCGGAGCCATCGAAGCGGCCCTGACCGTCCTGACGGTGCAGCACCAACTCGCCCCGCCCACGGCCAACTTCCGCATCCCCGCAGCCGATACCGCCGTCCTCGACGTGGTCGCCCCCACGGCCCGCAGCCAGCGCATCGACCTCGCCCTGAGCGTCTCCTGCGGCTTCGGCGGCCACAACACCGCGCTCGCCTTCACCCCCGCCCCGCGCCCCCTGGGCGCTCCGCCCGCGGGCTCACCGCCGCCCACCCGCCGCGGCCCTCACCCGGCCCCGCCCCCCTGA